ACCGATTCTCAACAAGATATGACCCTGCCTTTTGAAAAGGCAGCTTGAATTCTGAAATATTGTCCAAACTTTAGTATAGAAAGGACACGACTAATAAACGGAATATCAGCAGAAATTCCAAGTTCACGTCCTTGGATAAGAATCTTAATAACCTCTATCTGTTGCGCTGAAACAAAGATCGCGTCCGGGCTCAACTCCATTATTCGAGTTAATTGGGCGGAAAAGTCAGTATCACCCGTTTCAAAAATCTCCGTGGTCAGCACTTCAATGTTGCTATCGGCGAAAACTTCCCTATATATTTCTTCGCTATTCCGAGAAGCGAAGTCGACTGTATCTGATATCGTTGCTACCCGCTGGTATCCGAGTTTCTCTTCGGTCACTTTAACACCAATAGGAATCACGACATCCGTAGCGGGACTCGCTCGAAAGATAAATTCACGGCTTGTGCTAATTAGACTTTCATAGATTTTTGGTTATGCGAGCACGAGGTCTTTGAGTTTCATCAAAGAACGTCCGAGACAGTGATTCAAGAAAACTCCGAGCAGAGAAGCACCGAACTTATTGCTCATTCGGGTCTGAAGTCCCCACTGCGTCCGGGCACGCACCCGAGACACGCCGAACTGTTCAGTGAGTTGACCGATCGTCGTCTCAATGCGTCTGCGCACCCGAACTTGGAGTTTCCTGAAAGTCTTGGGATATTGATGCTTCTGATTGCTTCGCAGCGTTGGGAGCAAACAGGTATTTTCGGTTTCCAATAACGCCTCTTGGAGGGACCCCGAAATATACCCTTTGTCCCCAAGAAGCACCGGATACCTGCCCCTTTCAGACAGCAAAGGGAGCACGTCTCGGTCATCTATATTCGCTGAAGCAATCGCAAAATCAACCGGTGCTCGCGTCCCTGTAGTGATCACGTGCCCGCGAAACCCCAAGAACGTCCCGAGACTTTTCGTCGCACAGTGTCCATAAGTCGCAAGCGTCCCTGAAGCGTCGGTTTCCCATTTCAGATCAGACCTTGAAGCTTTGGCGCGTTTGAAGTCGCAAATCGGTATCGGGAAAGAGTCAACGATAAACACATCTGTCTTGGGAAGGTAGCCCGTCAATGCCCGACGCAGCACCTCGCTCGCCGTCGAAAGATTGCGTCTTCTGCGATTGAAGCGCGACCTTTCGGGTAAAGACCTGAAAACGGTTTCCAGTGCTGCTTTCAAGCGCGGATACCCCGTGTTTTCACTGTCTTCTGTCATGTATTCAAGCAGCCATCCGATAGCGAGAATGTCGCTGTCGGGACACTCCGGATTCCGACCGGGTCTGCGGTTCTCCGCATCGGGAAAGTGGGCATCATAAAGCGTTTTCATCATCTTCTGAACCACGCCTGCGACTGCTACGAGCATGCGCGGAACATTTTTCAGTTGTAATGCGTATGCTTTTAAAGTAGACTGTAACTCCATCCTTATGTCTCCTTTGGTTAGCTGAACTTATAGGATAACATAAGGATGGACATATTCAACCTAAATTCTATTTAGCACAAGGCGTTAATATGTATACTTCAATAAGACTTAAAAGATTGAAGTAGTGACACCTATCGTTACGATATGAGATATGATAAGTTTCGGTGTAAAATCAATTACGTGCCTCAGGAGTAACTGTCAGTTTTACCTGTTCTCCATCTCGTAAAACAACAACTTCAACGGGTACTCCAATTTTCACAGCATCAAGGGCATAGGTATAGTCGTAGATGTTAGCGATCTTCTGCCCTCCAAATTCCACGATAACATCGCCACCCTTCAAACCGGCTTTATCAGCGGGACCGCCAGCGCGAACCCCAGAGAGTTTAACGCCGGTGCCTTCCGTCGTATAGTCAGGAATCGTGCCAAGATATGCACGCAGCGTATCGCGGCTTCCTCCTTCTGACTGGCTCCGTTCGACCTGAACATATTCCGGACGTTCAGGGGTACTGATCACATCTAAAACAATACCATGTGCTAATTGAGAGATCCGCGCAAGTCCGTCATAATTGAGCGTTTCTATATCATCCGTTGGACGGTTATAGTCTTCGTGTCCACCGGTGAAAAAACTAAGCACCGGTACCTCTTTCGGGTAGAAAGCGGTCACGTCCGTCGGCAGATACGGATCGGTTTGTAATGTTAAATTAAAGCCGATGGGAACATTCCGCTTTTCAATGAGTTTCGTCCACATAGGTGACGAACCGATACCTTGTAAAATGAGTTTGTTTTCACGGAGTCGCCCCACCATATCGAAATTGACGTACGCCACTACCTTATCTAAGGGAACGATTGGATGGTTGACAAAGTGGGTAGACCCGATGAGACCAAGTTCCTCTCCCGACCAGAGAGCGAAGATAACGCCTCTGTTAAATTTTTCGGGATGTGCTTGGAACGCTTCACTGAGTGTCATCGCCAATTCTAAAACGACAGCGGTGCCAGAGGCATTATCATCTGCGCCGTTGTGAATCTGTCCCTCCTCATCTTTCCGAGCCAATGAACCGATTTCACCATAGCCGATATGGTCATAGTGCGCACCGACAACGATGTACTCGGTGTCATCTGTTAATTGTGGTGGGAGAAGCGCGATGACATTCTGATCGGTTTTCTTAACTTTCTCAACCGAAACGACAATCTTAATCTTGACATCGGGTAACGGAAATTGTCCAACGAAGTGTGGATTCTCTATATCAAGTTCTGATTGAACCTCTTTCAAATCCTTGCCGGATGTTGCAAAGAGGGCATTTGCCACAGTATCACTTATGGATGCAGCGACAATTCCAGAATCAGCAAGGCTACTATCGAAATCAAGCGGAATCAATTTACCCGTGTTGGGGGAGTTCGGACCAGCGACGACGAGAAATGCCTTCGCGCCGTGCTCCCGTGCCTGCATCGCCTTGTATCGAAGACCCGCATACCGATTCAGTTGTTGGCGACGTTCCGGGTCAACCTCTTCAGGGACATAGCGGAGGGCAACGACAATTTTGTCCTTCACGTCTAACCCGGTATAAACGTCATATCCTTCACCCAACTCGCCGGGGACGGTTAACCCGTATCCAACGAAGACAACTTCACCTTCAACGATACCATTACGCGAGAAAGAGAGCGGCTGAAAGTCCTGTTCCACGCTGAATTCTAATTCCTGTTCGGCTCCATGCGCGTGACGTGTGATGTAGAACCGGTTTTCCTCCGATATAATCCGCCTGCCTGCAGTGAATTCAAAGGTTTGCCCAAACCCTCGTAAGTAACTCACTTCATCACCGATAGGCTTGAGACCAAGTTCTTCAAAATGGGTGGCGATATGATCCGCTGCACGTTTCGCGCCTTCTGAACCGGTCATCCTACCTTCAAGGGCATCGTCGGCAAGCAATTCAATATGTTGACGGATACTCGTTTTTTTAATGGATTCAGAGTCAGCAACCGTTTGGATGGGATACCCGGGTGAGTTGTGGCTTCTTGGTGCGGATGTAACTGCTTTCAGTGCAGCTTCATGGTTCCAATCGGCAAGGTAAAGTTGCGAAACTTCTTGACTGTTCCGATTCGAGGTCCAGCACAAACGGCTGCCGTCCGGTGAAAAGACGGGTAGCCCGTCAAACCCATCAGTTGTGGTAACACGAACGGGTTCATGTCTACCTCTCCCATCGACGAGGTATAGTTCAAAATTAGAGAATCCAAGTTTGTTGGAAGCAAAGATAACGTATGCCCCACTCGGGTGGAAGTAGGGTGCCCAAGACATGCTATCGAAGTCGGTGAGTCGCCGTCTATTAGAACCATCTATCCGCATTGTGTAGATGTCGGCTTCGCTGCCGTCGGGTGTAAAGTGTCGCCAAACAATGTGCTCTCCATCGGGCGTAAAGAAAGGACCGCCATCGTAGCCCGGAGAATCCGTTAATTGGATTTGATCGGATCCGTCGGCGTTCATGATATAAATTTCGCCGAAATAGGCAGGATCGATTTCCAGTTGTTTCAGATCCTTTGCGGAGAGTTGGCTTTTCGGATATGCGTTCCGTAGCGAACAGAAAACGATACGTTTGCCATCAGGTGAATATGCGGCTTCAGCATCGTAGCCGGGCGTGTTTGTTAGTTGCCTGAGGTTACTACCCTCTCGGTTTGCCGAGAAGATGTCCATCTTTTCATCGTAATCCCAACTGTAGCGTCTTTCTTGTCCAGATGCCCGGAATTTCAATTCCTCTTCCTGCTTCGCTTTCGCAAAAGCATCGTGGTGGGTCGAAGCGTAAAGCACTTCATCGGTCCCTGGACGGAAGAAAGCACAGGTTGTCTTCCCCAAACCGGATGAGACGCGGTGTGTATCGCCTGTTAGTAAGTCTAAAAGATAGATTTGGTAGAANNNNNNNNNNNNNNNNNNNNNNNNNNNNNNNNNNNNNNNNNNNNNNNNNNNNNNNNNNNNNNNNNNNNNNNNNNNNNNNNNNNNNNNNNNNNTCGTCAGCAAGACTTGCTTCTGTTCCATCTGACGGCGCGTGCTGTGCTTGCACTCCGTCTGTTAAGAAAGAAGCAAAAAATATCGCGTAGGAAAAAACGAGCCATTTGATATAGAGCATCTCAATCCCTCCTCTTATGGTCCGACCTTCTTATAAACGTGCACTAATGCACTTCGCATTTGGGCGAGTACGCCGCAAAATGGCACGACTACAAATCGGTTAATGCTATAGGTATTGAGCTGCTTTCTCTTTGAGGAACGCGAGTCCATCTGTCGCGAGACTTTCAGCACTCGGTGCGATGTCGCGCCAGATACAGGTCGCTGCAGCGATTTCCTTGACTGCCGGTGTAAACGATTCAATCACCAGCCATTTGTCGTAGTTCACCTCAGCGAGCGCACCGAAAACACCATCCCAGTCTACCAGTCCCGTGCCCGGAGTTCCTCGATCGTTTTCACAGCAGTGAACGTGATGTAAGTAATCCCCAGTGGCAATAATCGCGTCGGACTGATTTTTTTCCTCAATGTTCATGTGGAATGTGTCCAGATGCACTTTGAAGTAGGGGCTATCTACTGCTTCACAAAGTTTAACAGCGTCTTCGGCAATATTGATGAAATAGGTTTCAAACCGATTGAGTGGTTCACTTGCGAGCGTAACGCCGTGTTTTCCAGCGAATTCGCAAACATCTTGCAAACCTTCAACGCACCATTCCCATTCCTGTTCGTTTCTACCGCGTCCAACGAGTTTACCGACAGCACTATACATCGGTCCAACCAGTGTATCGGCACCCAATTCGGCAACAATCTCACAACAACGCTTGAGATAGGTTTTCCCATTTTCGCGAATCGCAGGATCTTCGTCAATTGGATTCCTGTCCCCTGCCATGATATTACATCCGATAGGTTCTAAGCCAGTATCCTTCAGTAATCCTTGCGTATAAGGGATATCCACTGTGTCTGGATCAAAGATGGGGATTTCGACACCATCGAACCTCATTTCGGCAACTTTAGGAATCAGGTCTGCGGTTTCTCTATCAAACTTATCCGCCCAGAGTAATAAATTTACACCAAACTTTGGCATTCTGTATTGCTCTCCTTATAGCTTAATAACATGGATTTATATGTATGCTATTTTTTGCAGTTTAGCACAAGTTGGAAAGCGTTTCAACTTTTTTGTGGTGTCGAGTAAGACTATTCAGTTTTTGACGACTCATTTTTTAAGATGGCATATCTGTTAGAAATCACTGACTTGATTTAAAAAGATATTTGGGTGCCAGCACTGTTAGCGATACACCGCGGGCAACCAGAAGCAGTGTCAGCGCACACCATAACCCATGATTCCCATAAGGCATCAACAGATAGACTGCGCTTAAGTAGAGCAGTGTTGACACAATTACAGAATTCCGTAAGGCTCTTGAAGCAGTCGCTCCGAGAAAAATGCCGTCCCAAATGTAGGCGGCGACGTTAATCACAGGCGCGACGATTACCCAAATCAGATACACTTCTGCACGTTCGACAAGCGACCTCTGATTTGTAAAAACATATAGCAATTGCTCCCCAAAGAATACAAAAATTAGCATAATCACACCTGCGAACAGAAATGACCACAGAAAGATGAGACGCGTCGTCCGTTTCAGACTTTGCAGGTCATGTGCGCCTTTGTACCTGCCGATCAAGCTTTCTGCGGCGAACGCAAGACCATCAATCGCAAACGACAGAATATAGATATACTGAAGCAAGATCGTGTTAATCGCGAGGTATGTATCACTCAAAGCCGCGGATTTCGCTGTGAAAACGGCATGACTAAACACAAGACAACAGGTCCTGATGAAAATGTCGCCACTGATACGTAGGAACCGCTTTAACTTGGACAGTAACAGTACCTCCCTGATATTCCAGCCTGTCAAGATACTTCTATAGCGTCTGAAAAAAAGCAGAATCGCCAATAGCACTCCGACATATTGGGCAATGACAGTTGCTAAAGCGACACCCTCTACCTTCATACCGAGTAACCGGACAAATACCAGATTTAAGACGATATTGACGAGGTTCACCACAATCGTCAATAGCATTGGGTAATGTGCGTTCTGTAAACCTAAAAAGACACCGTGTAGGGCGTGTAAGCACAATGTCGCGGGGGCAGCATAGATGCGAATATGATAATAGGCACGAGCGAGATGCTCTACTTCAGGGCTGGTATTGATGAGTAGGAAACTAATATCGGCAAGTTGCCACTGAAAGATAACGAGTAGCAGGCTTCCTATGAGACCGATGCATGTTGCTCTCAAAAATAAGCGTCCACACTCTGGTGTGTCGTTTTCCCCAAAGGCTTGCGCCGTCAATCCTGTCGTTGCCATTCGGAGAAACCCAAATCCCCAATAGATAAAACTGAAAATTACACCACCGATGCCGACCGCACCGAGGTAATGCTCGGATTCTAACCGCCCCATTAAAGCAGTATCCACCGCTCCTAAAAGAGGGATGGAAAAATTGCTGATGATATTCGGAAGGGCGAGTCGATAGATTTCTTTATTGACGTTTTCAGGTGTATGCATGGAAATGTCCGTTCCTGCCTCTGTCTTAGAGTCTACCCTAAATTACCCTGAAAGTCAACGGATATTCCGCTGACAGGGTCATTCAATTGTAGGTTTTTAGTGTGATATTTTTCACAGGTGTTAATACTTCAGATAAACAGAAGTCGCGTGACTTTTCACGCGACTTCTGCTATACTTCACCCTAAAAATTACCATGTTTTTGAGGTGAATCGTGACAAGCAGGATCGTTCAATTGTCCTTTTTGCAGGTGTTAACACTTAATATATGTCATGCTTTAAGACAAACCGCCGAAATTTTCGCAGCATTTCGCTAGATTTCGCAGCATTTTGATAGGAGGTAAAACCATGAACACAGAACACGATATGTGTCAAGCATAGGGAGCCTCCAGACCCGGTAGGGTTTGCTTGTAGGTTTCTGCGGATTTCTTCACGGTTTTGCGGCGTACTCGTCCAAATTTTGCCCATACGCGGCAAAATTTGTCTTTGCTTTACATTTGCAACCTGCATTCAGACATCCATTCCATAAGCCGTAAGGACATCAAAAAAATAAAGGGAATCATCCCTCAATACAACAAAGTACCAAATTCTGCTTATACATAGCAGGATTTGTGTCGCGTTACACTTTTCTTTGTAATTTCACGAGAAATTTAGTATACTATTTAACTAATGAAGGATAATACTTAACAATCCCAAGCATTTATGCTTGGGTCCAACCCCGTACCGCTCGTGCTTTATTATCAAAAAAGATTTGACGATGCCTTGATAATGTGGTATCATTAGAGTATCTCGTAGACAGGCATAACCAGCGTAGTCGCAAGGCTGCGTGCCTGTCTCTCACTGGTTAGGGGATAAAATACGGGAGACGAGATAGGCCCAATGATTCTATCACATAAGATAGCATTAGACGCTACGGACGACCAATGCGTGTGGTTTTCGCAACAATGCGGTTATGCTCGTTTTGCGTTCAACCATGCGTTATCCGACTACAACAACGAACCGCGTCCTTGGAAAGAACTCAATACTCGTTTCAATATAGCCAAGCGTGCGATTGATTGGACGCGCGAAATGGATCAGCGTGCTGCCTTGTTTGGTATAAAGCATCTTGGGGACGCTATAAGCCGTTGGAAAAGTGGACAAAACAGGAGACCGAAGAAAAAGAGACGCAGAAACCGTCAGTCATATAGCACCGACCCGAACACAGTCAAGGTAGAATGGAAACGTATCAGACTCCCCAAAATAGGGTGGGTGCGTATGTATCAGAAGTTGCGACATAAAGGTGACATTACAAAGGTAACCATATCAAGGATAGCACACCGTTGGTTCGTATCTATAACGGTAGATACAGGTAAACCGAATGCTCTACGAGACACACGTGGACTCCCTGCTATCGGTATAGACGTAGGAATCAACTCCCTGGCAACCCTTGATACAGGTAAGCAGTATCTGAACCCAAGGCCCCTGAAAAAGTATGAGAAGAAACTTAGGCGTGAGCAACGTAAGTTGAGTAAGAAAGAATATCTATCGAATAACTGGTATAAGCAGAAACGTAAAGTAGAACGTATCCACTATAAGATTGCGTGTATCCGAAATGACGCTCACCATAAAGCGACGACAGAGATAATCAATATGGCGAGTGTTATCGGGATA
This is a stretch of genomic DNA from Candidatus Poribacteria bacterium. It encodes these proteins:
- a CDS encoding ABC transporter substrate-binding protein: MIPIGVKVTEEKLGYQRVATISDTVDFASRNSEEIYREVFADSNIEVLTTEIFETGDTDFSAQLTRIMELSPDAIFVSAQQIEVIKILIQGRELGISADIPFISRVLSILKFGQYFRIQAAFSKGRVISC
- a CDS encoding IS982 family transposase — translated: MELQSTLKAYALQLKNVPRMLVAVAGVVQKMMKTLYDAHFPDAENRRPGRNPECPDSDILAIGWLLEYMTEDSENTGYPRLKAALETVFRSLPERSRFNRRRRNLSTASEVLRRALTGYLPKTDVFIVDSFPIPICDFKRAKASRSDLKWETDASGTLATYGHCATKSLGTFLGFRGHVITTGTRAPVDFAIASANIDDRDVLPLLSERGRYPVLLGDKGYISGSLQEALLETENTCLLPTLRSNQKHQYPKTFRKLQVRVRRRIETTIGQLTEQFGVSRVRARTQWGLQTRMSNKFGASLLGVFLNHCLGRSLMKLKDLVLA
- a CDS encoding M28 family peptidase, which encodes FYQIYLLDLLTGDTHRVSSGLGKTTCAFFRPGTDEVLYASTHHDAFAKAKQEEELKFRASGQERRYSWDYDEKMDIFSANREGSNLRQLTNTPGYDAEAAYSPDGKRIVFCSLRNAYPKSQLSAKDLKQLEIDPAYFGEIYIMNADGSDQIQLTDSPGYDGGPFFTPDGEHIVWRHFTPDGSEADIYTMRIDGSNRRRLTDFDSMSWAPYFHPSGAYVIFASNKLGFSNFELYLVDGRGRHEPVRVTTTDGFDGLPVFSPDGSRLCWTSNRNSQEVSQLYLADWNHEAALKAVTSAPRSHNSPGYPIQTVADSESIKKTSIRQHIELLADDALEGRMTGSEGAKRAADHIATHFEELGLKPIGDEVSYLRGFGQTFEFTAGRRIISEENRFYITRHAHGAEQELEFSVEQDFQPLSFSRNGIVEGEVVFVGYGLTVPGELGEGYDVYTGLDVKDKIVVALRYVPEEVDPERRQQLNRYAGLRYKAMQAREHGAKAFLVVAGPNSPNTGKLIPLDFDSSLADSGIVAASISDTVANALFATSGKDLKEVQSELDIENPHFVGQFPLPDVKIKIVVSVEKVKKTDQNVIALLPPQLTDDTEYIVVGAHYDHIGYGEIGSLARKDEEGQIHNGADDNASGTAVVLELAMTLSEAFQAHPEKFNRGVIFALWSGEELGLIGSTHFVNHPIVPLDKVVAYVNFDMVGRLRENKLILQGIGSSPMWTKLIEKRNVPIGFNLTLQTDPYLPTDVTAFYPKEVPVLSFFTGGHEDYNRPTDDIETLNYDGLARISQLAHGIVLDVISTPERPEYVQVERSQSEGGSRDTLRAYLGTIPDYTTEGTGVKLSGVRAGGPADKAGLKGGDVIVEFGGQKIANIYDYTYALDAVKIGVPVEVVVLRDGEQVKLTVTPEARN
- a CDS encoding sugar phosphate isomerase/epimerase, whose translation is MPKFGVNLLLWADKFDRETADLIPKVAEMRFDGVEIPIFDPDTVDIPYTQGLLKDTGLEPIGCNIMAGDRNPIDEDPAIRENGKTYLKRCCEIVAELGADTLVGPMYSAVGKLVGRGRNEQEWEWCVEGLQDVCEFAGKHGVTLASEPLNRFETYFINIAEDAVKLCEAVDSPYFKVHLDTFHMNIEEKNQSDAIIATGDYLHHVHCCENDRGTPGTGLVDWDGVFGALAEVNYDKWLVIESFTPAVKEIAAATCIWRDIAPSAESLATDGLAFLKEKAAQYL
- a CDS encoding MATE family efflux transporter — translated: MHTPENVNKEIYRLALPNIISNFSIPLLGAVDTALMGRLESEHYLGAVGIGGVIFSFIYWGFGFLRMATTGLTAQAFGENDTPECGRLFLRATCIGLIGSLLLVIFQWQLADISFLLINTSPEVEHLARAYYHIRIYAAPATLCLHALHGVFLGLQNAHYPMLLTIVVNLVNIVLNLVFVRLLGMKVEGVALATVIAQYVGVLLAILLFFRRYRSILTGWNIREVLLLSKLKRFLRISGDIFIRTCCLVFSHAVFTAKSAALSDTYLAINTILLQYIYILSFAIDGLAFAAESLIGRYKGAHDLQSLKRTTRLIFLWSFLFAGVIMLIFVFFGEQLLYVFTNQRSLVERAEVYLIWVIVAPVINVAAYIWDGIFLGATASRALRNSVIVSTLLYLSAVYLLMPYGNHGLWCALTLLLVARGVSLTVLAPKYLFKSSQ
- a CDS encoding transposase, whose product is MILSHKIALDATDDQCVWFSQQCGYARFAFNHALSDYNNEPRPWKELNTRFNIAKRAIDWTREMDQRAALFGIKHLGDAISRWKSGQNRRPKKKRRRNRQSYSTDPNTVKVEWKRIRLPKIGWVRMYQKLRHKGDITKVTISRIAHRWFVSITVDTGKPNALRDTRGLPAIGIDVGINSLATLDTGKQYLNPRPLKKYEKKLRREQRKLSKKEYLSNNWYKQKRKVERIHYKIACIRNDAHHKATTEIINMASVIGIETLKMTNMLRNKNLAKALSDSALGGFLSLLKSKAEVLGVPVIEAPQFYASSKTCSHCGHKRKALSLSERTYHCSECSSSIDRDINAAINLKTLAVGQTER